The Euryarchaeota archaeon genome includes a region encoding these proteins:
- a CDS encoding DEAD/DEAH box helicase, translating into MVEEETDVDGPFAPAVAYSEMDLSWEMKKALQTMGYEHPTEIQAKVIPVILSGRDVMAQAQTGTGKTAAFGIPLVERLPPHSKDVCALALVPTRELAEQVAEEITELGHVKGVRTLAVYGGASMNRQVQELSKGVEVVVGTPGRIMDHMRRQTLHFRKLQFLVLDEADRMLDMGFIDDINWIMRHIPKGIQTLLFSATIPGPIEAIARRYMKDPETVRVAAKKLTLDTTEQIYFEVGYKNKVWALYRVLEAEKPELAMVFCRTKREVDKVVKLLRSHGYDCEPLHGDMPQGARTRVMESVRTGKVKVLITTNVAARGIDVLHTSHVINYDMPEDPEWYVHRIGRTGRAGRTGKAITFVTNDERGLLSQIESASGSKVKLRKVPESAGGRDRIRRIDDFNEFASPIGVVRFRLDVGKRDGVVMMGLLRELASRARVRDSDFGLIQVHEAFSELELPQRVAGEVYRAVNGKQLYGKVVEMRPIRE; encoded by the coding sequence ATGGTGGAAGAAGAAACTGACGTCGACGGTCCTTTCGCACCAGCCGTCGCATACTCCGAGATGGATCTTTCCTGGGAGATGAAGAAGGCGCTCCAGACGATGGGCTACGAGCACCCGACGGAGATCCAGGCGAAGGTCATCCCCGTTATCCTGTCCGGCCGCGACGTGATGGCACAGGCGCAGACCGGAACGGGAAAGACCGCCGCCTTCGGCATCCCGCTCGTCGAAAGACTGCCGCCGCATTCCAAGGACGTGTGCGCGTTGGCCCTCGTCCCCACGCGGGAACTCGCCGAGCAGGTGGCAGAAGAGATAACCGAGCTCGGCCACGTGAAAGGCGTGAGGACGCTTGCGGTCTACGGCGGGGCGTCGATGAACCGGCAGGTGCAGGAGCTGTCGAAGGGCGTCGAAGTGGTGGTCGGGACGCCCGGCCGCATCATGGACCACATGCGCAGGCAAACGCTGCATTTTCGCAAGCTCCAGTTCCTCGTCCTCGACGAAGCGGACCGTATGCTCGACATGGGGTTCATCGACGACATCAATTGGATCATGCGCCATATCCCGAAGGGCATCCAGACGCTCCTCTTCTCGGCCACCATCCCAGGCCCGATAGAGGCGATCGCCCGGCGCTACATGAAGGACCCCGAGACCGTCCGGGTCGCCGCGAAGAAACTCACGCTGGACACGACGGAGCAGATATACTTCGAGGTCGGTTACAAGAACAAGGTGTGGGCGCTCTACCGGGTGCTCGAGGCCGAGAAGCCCGAACTCGCCATGGTCTTCTGCAGGACCAAGCGCGAGGTGGACAAGGTGGTGAAGCTCCTGAGAAGCCACGGGTACGACTGCGAACCGTTGCACGGGGACATGCCGCAAGGGGCACGCACGCGCGTCATGGAGAGTGTCCGGACCGGGAAAGTGAAGGTGCTCATCACGACCAACGTCGCCGCGCGGGGTATCGACGTCCTCCACACGAGCCACGTCATCAACTACGACATGCCCGAGGACCCCGAATGGTACGTCCACCGGATCGGCCGCACGGGAAGGGCGGGGCGGACAGGAAAGGCCATCACCTTCGTCACCAACGACGAACGGGGCCTCCTCTCGCAGATTGAGTCGGCGAGCGGGTCCAAGGTGAAGCTCCGCAAGGTCCCCGAGTCGGCGGGGGGAAGGGATCGCATCCGGCGCATCGACGACTTCAACGAATTCGCAAGCCCCATCGGTGTCGTTCGCTTCCGGCTCGACGTGGGCAAACGAGACGGTGTCGTCATGATGGGCCTTTTGCGGGAGCTTGCAAGCCGGGCGCGTGTTCGCGACAGCGATTTCGGCCTCATCCAGGTGCACGAGGCGTTTTCGGAGCTAGAACTCCCCCAGCGGGTCGCAGGTGAGGTCTACCGCGCGGTGAACGGCAAGCAACTCTACGGCAAGGTCGTGGAGATGCGGCCCATCAGGGAATGA
- the tadA gene encoding Flp pilus assembly complex ATPase component TadA, with protein sequence MTPFEERPARTILVPDTSVIVDGRITLMLQRGDIKNADVLIHEAVIAELEYQANQGRETGFNGLDELIKIQQLKDAAGVRIEFLGERPSLDDIELAQSGEIDAMIRRVAQERGGTLLTSDSVQSHVARSKGIRVTYLRPERREEETKAVSELELMKYFDAETMSVHLKQNCAPLAKRGEPAKIELVRLSEEVLDEKRLSRMARDIIEAAKRDENSFVEIERHGATVVQLGNMRIAIARPPFADGVEITAVRPVVKLGISDYGLAPELLARLQDYSRGVFVSGPPGSGKSTFAQAIAEHLSRQGAIVKTMESPRDLQVGDEITQYGPLERDMALTSDILLLVRPDFVVYDEVRKTDDFKIFADMRLAGVGLVGVTHANRAIDAVQRLIGRVELGMIPQVVDTVIHIAKGRIDTILELSFTVKVPHGMQEADLARPVIEVRDFVTKKAEFEIYTYGEQVVVMPVKGGKDGNLSARDRMAESTLLRLIRKHVEGDVQVEITGENSAKVFVEEWEIPRLIGKGGKNIQEVEGDVGIKIDVEPLKDRVKKGRREEAKQWAELTPEIRKSKQNIVLILEPEYSGRPVDVCIDGESFFTATIGRKGEIKISRKSDIGEEVLTALQLRRRVTCRI encoded by the coding sequence ATGACGCCATTCGAAGAGAGACCCGCTAGAACGATCCTCGTCCCCGACACCTCGGTGATCGTCGACGGCAGGATCACCCTCATGCTCCAACGAGGAGACATCAAGAACGCCGACGTGCTCATCCACGAAGCGGTCATCGCCGAGTTGGAGTACCAGGCCAACCAAGGGAGGGAGACCGGCTTCAATGGGCTCGACGAACTCATCAAGATCCAGCAGTTGAAGGACGCAGCCGGGGTCCGCATAGAGTTCCTCGGCGAGCGGCCGAGCCTCGACGACATAGAACTCGCCCAGAGCGGGGAGATAGACGCCATGATCCGGCGCGTCGCGCAGGAGCGCGGGGGGACACTCCTGACGAGCGATTCGGTGCAGTCGCATGTGGCGAGATCGAAGGGCATCCGAGTCACTTACTTGCGGCCCGAGAGGCGTGAGGAGGAGACGAAGGCGGTCTCCGAACTCGAACTCATGAAGTACTTCGATGCGGAGACGATGAGCGTCCACCTCAAACAGAACTGTGCACCGCTTGCCAAGCGCGGGGAGCCGGCGAAGATCGAACTCGTGCGGCTGTCAGAGGAAGTCTTGGACGAGAAACGCCTCTCTCGCATGGCGCGCGACATAATCGAGGCCGCCAAACGCGACGAGAATTCGTTCGTCGAGATCGAACGCCACGGCGCGACCGTGGTACAGCTCGGGAACATGCGGATCGCCATCGCCCGCCCACCGTTTGCGGACGGCGTCGAGATAACGGCCGTCCGGCCCGTCGTGAAACTCGGCATAAGCGACTACGGCCTCGCGCCAGAACTGCTCGCACGTCTACAGGACTATTCGCGCGGCGTCTTCGTGAGCGGACCTCCGGGAAGCGGAAAGTCGACATTCGCGCAGGCCATCGCCGAGCACCTGTCGCGCCAGGGCGCCATCGTGAAGACCATGGAGTCGCCGCGCGATCTGCAGGTCGGCGACGAGATCACCCAGTACGGGCCGCTGGAGCGCGACATGGCCCTCACGAGCGACATCCTGCTTCTTGTGCGCCCCGATTTCGTGGTCTACGACGAGGTCCGCAAGACCGACGATTTCAAGATCTTCGCGGACATGCGCCTCGCCGGCGTGGGACTCGTGGGCGTGACGCACGCGAACCGGGCCATCGACGCAGTCCAGCGTCTCATCGGCCGCGTCGAGCTCGGGATGATCCCGCAGGTGGTCGACACCGTGATCCACATCGCCAAGGGGCGCATCGACACGATCCTCGAGCTTTCCTTCACTGTGAAAGTGCCGCACGGCATGCAGGAGGCCGATCTTGCCCGCCCCGTCATCGAGGTGCGCGATTTCGTCACGAAGAAGGCGGAGTTCGAGATCTACACCTACGGCGAGCAAGTGGTGGTCATGCCGGTGAAGGGCGGGAAGGACGGGAACCTCTCGGCTCGCGACCGCATGGCGGAATCCACACTTCTCCGCCTCATCCGCAAGCACGTCGAGGGGGACGTGCAAGTCGAGATCACGGGGGAGAATTCGGCGAAGGTGTTCGTCGAGGAATGGGAGATCCCACGCCTCATCGGGAAGGGCGGCAAGAACATCCAGGAGGTCGAGGGCGACGTCGGGATCAAGATCGACGTCGAACCGTTGAAGGACCGTGTGAAGAAGGGCCGGCGGGAAGAGGCAAAGCAGTGGGCGGAGTTGACGCCCGAGATCCGGAAATCGAAGCAGAACATCGTGCTCATCCTGGAGCCCGAGTACTCGGGTCGGCCCGTGGACGTATGCATCGACGGCGAATCCTTCTTCACGGCCACCATCGGGCGCAAGGGCGAGATCAAGATCTCAAGGAAAAGCGATATCGGGGAAGAGGTCCTGACGGCGCTGCAACTGCGCCGCCGGGTCACTTGCCGCATCTAG
- a CDS encoding preprotein translocase subunit Sec61beta, translating into MAKKDSRNPGFQQAAGLIRYFDAEEETALKINPYFVLIGAFLMAIVVMALKYFDPLKPA; encoded by the coding sequence ATGGCCAAGAAGGACTCGCGCAACCCCGGTTTCCAACAAGCGGCGGGCCTCATCCGTTACTTCGACGCGGAAGAAGAGACCGCGCTGAAGATCAACCCATATTTCGTCCTGATCGGCGCCTTTCTCATGGCCATCGTGGTCATGGCCCTCAAGTACTTCGACCCGCTGAAACCGGCCTGA
- a CDS encoding class I SAM-dependent methyltransferase has translation MSAFRFNKPCELEDFSHPDLLGVLERTQAHYMRPYQPGWPAGFEYRKPWEIGMAILAAEKLLSRGERGFALGVGAGREPTIFNLTHLFRWVFATDLYLAPGAWAADAAPQMLQSPETVYPYIKSNNRRLVTQHMDGRELRYEDETFNFVFSSSSIEHFGDWKDVERAASEMGRVLKPGGVLTLSTEYRIKGPPGGIGLPGFLVFDLAELKKLIIDPSGCRPVDDLQETISPRTLERPVRFQEAIDDGERMARGEQVGYSRYPHIVLEHEGYSWTSYHLALRKPSR, from the coding sequence ATGAGCGCTTTCAGGTTCAACAAACCCTGCGAACTGGAGGACTTCTCGCACCCCGACCTCCTTGGCGTCTTGGAGCGCACACAGGCGCATTACATGAGGCCGTACCAACCGGGATGGCCCGCAGGCTTCGAATACAGGAAACCTTGGGAGATCGGCATGGCGATCCTCGCCGCCGAGAAACTCCTTTCGCGAGGCGAGCGCGGCTTCGCGTTGGGCGTCGGCGCGGGTCGCGAGCCCACGATATTCAACCTGACGCACCTCTTCCGATGGGTCTTCGCCACCGACCTTTACCTTGCCCCGGGTGCTTGGGCGGCGGATGCGGCGCCCCAGATGCTCCAATCCCCCGAGACGGTCTACCCTTACATAAAGTCGAACAACCGGCGCCTCGTGACGCAGCACATGGACGGTCGCGAGCTACGCTACGAGGACGAGACTTTCAACTTCGTCTTCTCTTCGAGCTCGATCGAGCATTTCGGCGATTGGAAGGACGTTGAGCGCGCCGCCTCCGAGATGGGACGCGTCCTCAAACCGGGGGGCGTCCTCACGCTGTCGACGGAGTACCGCATCAAGGGGCCGCCGGGCGGCATAGGACTTCCGGGGTTCCTCGTCTTCGACCTCGCCGAACTCAAGAAGCTCATCATCGACCCGTCGGGCTGCCGGCCCGTCGATGACCTGCAGGAGACGATATCGCCACGCACCCTAGAGCGCCCCGTCAGGTTCCAGGAGGCTATCGACGATGGGGAACGCATGGCCCGAGGCGAACAGGTCGGGTATTCGCGCTACCCGCACATCGTGCTGGAGCACGAGGGTTATTCATGGACTTCGTACCACCTCGCGCTACGCAAACCCTCGCGTTAG